One genomic region from Acidobacteriota bacterium encodes:
- a CDS encoding sigma-70 family RNA polymerase sigma factor, with protein sequence MSIEWVYPLPMDGLDSSLAGAACGASEDECDVARFQAGEEAAFESLVRRHERTVYRLALRMLRHPEDAMDATQEIFIRTFRGLRSFRGEAAFRTWLYGIALNVCRTRGSAAARRSPAESLDRTGDEAEGRPLRIVKDPSPDPAERVLGGELYAALQAALSKISAEHREILVLREVEQLDYGELSSLLGVPEGTVKSRLARARRALRETLEGVWP encoded by the coding sequence GTGTCCATCGAATGGGTTTATCCTCTTCCCATGGACGGATTGGATTCCTCCCTGGCGGGCGCGGCCTGCGGGGCAAGCGAGGACGAATGCGACGTGGCCCGTTTTCAGGCCGGCGAGGAAGCCGCCTTCGAGTCCCTGGTCCGGCGGCATGAGAGAACGGTGTACCGCCTCGCGCTCCGCATGCTCCGCCACCCCGAGGACGCCATGGATGCGACCCAGGAAATCTTCATTCGGACGTTCAGGGGACTTCGCTCCTTTCGGGGGGAGGCGGCTTTTCGGACGTGGCTGTACGGAATCGCCCTCAACGTCTGCAGAACCCGCGGGTCGGCCGCGGCAAGGAGAAGCCCCGCCGAGAGCCTCGACCGGACGGGCGATGAGGCCGAAGGGCGGCCCCTGCGGATCGTCAAGGACCCGTCCCCCGACCCCGCGGAGCGGGTCTTGGGAGGCGAACTCTACGCGGCTCTTCAGGCGGCCCTATCGAAGATCTCCGCCGAACACCGGGAGATCCTCGTCCTCAGGGAGGTTGAACAGCTCGACTACGGCGAGCTCTCCTCCCTTCTGGGGGTTCCGGAGGGGACCGTGAAATCCCGTCTGGCAAGGGCGCGACGCGCCCTTCGCGAGACCTTGGAGGGCGTTTGGCCATGA
- a CDS encoding MBL fold metallo-hydrolase, whose amino-acid sequence MVTLTSYGAAEEVTGSRHVLETEQVRVLVDCGLFQGRREEAYEKNRRFPFRPSSLAASVNTHGHLDHCGTYPLLVKEGFSGDILSTPATRDIASLVLMDSARIQAYDARFLDKQQSRNPQPWRRVFPPLYDEEDVKAALRQYVTVAHHRPYPLAPGIMATLYDAGHILGSSLVHLEVHSDGKSLSVGFTGDLGRKGLPILRDPEGLPPLDYLVCESTYGDRLHDEIAFAEEELAQVVRNTVEAGGRVLIPAFAVERTQELIYCLHRLHDAGRIPPVPVFVDSPMAVSATAIFRAHPECYDRETVDEFLNRNESPFSFSALQYIADAEASKALNSRKGPCVIIATSGMCEAGRILHHLLHGLSDPRNTVLIVGFMAQNTLGRALADKKPEVRIFGERHPVRARVKILNAFSAHADYREIGEWVLAQDLSRLKGVFLVHGEPSAQAALARHLDGLGVRPVTALRPGVSMALT is encoded by the coding sequence ATGGTCACGCTCACGTCGTACGGAGCCGCGGAAGAGGTCACCGGCAGCCGCCACGTCCTGGAAACGGAGCAAGTCAGGGTGCTCGTGGACTGCGGGCTCTTTCAGGGCAGACGGGAAGAGGCGTACGAGAAGAACCGCCGGTTTCCTTTCCGGCCCTCCTCCCTGGCCGCGTCCGTCAACACCCACGGGCATCTCGACCACTGCGGGACGTATCCACTGCTCGTGAAGGAGGGCTTCTCGGGGGACATTCTCTCGACGCCCGCCACCCGGGACATCGCGAGCCTGGTCCTGATGGACTCGGCGCGCATTCAGGCCTACGACGCTCGATTCCTGGACAAGCAGCAGAGCCGGAATCCCCAGCCGTGGCGCAGGGTTTTCCCCCCCCTGTACGACGAGGAGGATGTAAAGGCCGCCCTCAGACAGTACGTGACCGTGGCGCACCATCGACCCTACCCCCTCGCGCCCGGAATCATGGCCACACTGTACGACGCCGGCCACATCCTGGGCTCCTCTCTGGTTCACCTGGAGGTTCATTCGGACGGAAAGAGCCTTTCGGTGGGCTTCACGGGTGACCTGGGGCGAAAGGGCCTGCCCATTCTGCGGGACCCGGAGGGCCTTCCCCCTCTCGACTACCTCGTGTGCGAGAGTACCTACGGCGACCGCCTCCACGACGAGATCGCGTTCGCCGAGGAGGAGCTGGCCCAGGTGGTCCGGAACACGGTGGAGGCCGGCGGGCGGGTGCTGATTCCGGCCTTCGCCGTGGAGCGCACGCAGGAGCTCATTTACTGCCTTCACAGGCTCCACGACGCCGGGCGCATCCCGCCCGTTCCGGTCTTCGTGGACAGCCCCATGGCCGTCTCCGCCACGGCCATCTTCCGCGCCCATCCGGAGTGCTACGACCGGGAGACCGTGGACGAGTTCCTGAACCGAAACGAGAGCCCCTTTTCCTTCAGCGCCTTGCAGTACATCGCCGACGCGGAAGCCTCGAAGGCGCTCAACTCCCGCAAGGGCCCGTGCGTCATTATCGCCACCTCCGGCATGTGCGAGGCGGGGCGCATCCTCCACCACCTCCTTCACGGCCTGTCGGACCCCAGGAACACTGTGCTCATCGTCGGATTCATGGCGCAGAACACACTGGGAAGGGCGCTCGCCGACAAGAAACCGGAGGTCAGGATCTTCGGAGAGCGCCATCCCGTCCGCGCCCGCGTGAAGATCCTCAACGCCTTTTCCGCCCACGCCGACTATCGCGAAATCGGAGAATGGGTTCTGGCCCAGGACTTGAGCCGCCTGAAGGGAGTCTTTCTGGTCCACGGCGAGCCATCGGCCCAGGCGGCTCTGGCCCGGCACCTGGACGGACTGGGCGTGCGCCCTGTGACCGCCCTGCGCCCCGGGGTGTCCATGGCCCTCACCTGA